A window of Terriglobales bacterium genomic DNA:
ATTCTATTTACAGCCGCCTGCCAGAAGCATGTCCGCGAAGGCGTAGTCGCCGAACGCCCCACTCCAATCGCTTCCGATTGGGTGACTGTCACCCCTCCCAGGCCCCTGGTAGCCACTAAAGGCCGCTTCCAGCACCTCGATATGACTGTCAGCAACGATCTTCTGGCGAGCAACGACCAGTTCGGGTTGCAACTGCCCAATGGTGCGGTCGTAATCCCCGAGGTGCAGCTACTCGACTCTCAGAACAACGCTTATCCACTGGATGAGGTGGGAATCAGCGGCCGGCAACTCATGTTCAGCGGCGAAACCCTGTTAGGCTCCGTAGGTACTCGCAAATTTGCGCGCGTACAGATCCGCTGTCAGCAGCCTGTTACAGTTTCCAGCATTACTTGGTTTGATTCGCCACGATAAGCCTGCGAGACGCTTCAGCTTCCCTGAGCTGCTGGAACGGCGGCATTCGCCCTCTGCGGATTATTACCAGTCGACGCCGGCTTTGCGGGTTCTCCCGGGGCTCGCTGTTGCTGAGGAGCGTATTTCGAAGCACACTTAGCCTGAATCTGCTTGGCATGAAAAACGCCATCCCGCCCAAACTGGCCCTCAGCGAGCGCCTGTGAATCATCCTTGAAGGTATCGGGAGGAGCTTCGGTTCCGTTGTAAACCACCGGCAAGGTTCTCCCTTCTTCCTGCAAAGTAAATTCCAGGTGGGATCCCCGCCGCTGAATTGAACCCGGCACAACGTTGCCCGCCACTCGCAGCCGTTTGCTGTAGCGGCTATTGTCCATCGCATTTAACTCTTTGATGGTCACGTAGTAGCTCTTACTCTCCTGCACTCCCGTCCACGCAAGGTAGCCCAAGGCGACGAGAATGACAGTAATAGCGAGCCCAAAACGGATGTATCGATTTCTCATACTACTCCGGACGGGGACACAACGAATCTACTCGCGCTGAAGCCGAGGGTCAAGAATCACACGCCATTGTCCATACTCTATAGGGCGGTATTCGCGGCGTATAATCGTGGTTTTGGAAGCTCCCGAGGGAAATTTCATGTCGCATCCCGATCCCAATAATAATGGCAACAACGGAAACGGCAGCGCCTGGATTCAGAAGCCCCGCAGCCAATGGATCCGCAAGCGCCAGGAAGAAGCAGCGCGTACCGGCGATGACAACGTCTCACAGACGCACTATGCCCGCCGCGGCATAATCACCGACGAAATGGAGTTTGTGGCCACACGCGAGCGGCTCGATCCTACCGTGGTTCGCGACGAAGTTGCCGCCGGACGCATGATCATTCCCGCCAACATCAATCATCCCGAGCTCGAGCCCATGTGCATCGGCGTGGCGTCCACGTGCAAGATCAACGCCAATATCGGCAACTCCGCCGTCACGTCCCATGTGGA
This region includes:
- a CDS encoding cytochrome c maturation protein CcmE produces the protein MRNRYIRFGLAITVILVALGYLAWTGVQESKSYYVTIKELNAMDNSRYSKRLRVAGNVVPGSIQRRGSHLEFTLQEEGRTLPVVYNGTEAPPDTFKDDSQALAEGQFGRDGVFHAKQIQAKCASKYAPQQQRAPGEPAKPASTGNNPQRANAAVPAAQGS